Proteins encoded by one window of Cellvibrio sp. KY-GH-1:
- a CDS encoding SoxR reducing system RseC family protein → MIIETGRIVSVEADGVWVETIQKAACGSCKAEKGCGQRLLNKWDGHTSYIWVLLEGRNPANYQQGDEIEIGVPEEVIARGALLVYMAPITMLVVATAIAHVQFASEGITTLSGLAGLLIGALLVRWHSWRNRYNPDLQPVLIDDRKPLHFYRPAEQH, encoded by the coding sequence ATGATTATCGAAACCGGCCGAATTGTTTCCGTTGAAGCGGACGGCGTATGGGTTGAAACCATCCAGAAGGCCGCCTGTGGCTCGTGCAAGGCCGAGAAAGGCTGTGGCCAGCGTTTGCTTAATAAGTGGGATGGTCATACGTCCTACATCTGGGTTTTATTGGAAGGACGCAATCCGGCGAATTATCAACAGGGTGATGAAATCGAAATAGGTGTGCCGGAAGAAGTAATTGCCAGGGGGGCGTTGCTGGTTTACATGGCGCCAATCACTATGTTAGTGGTAGCCACTGCTATTGCACATGTGCAGTTTGCCAGCGAAGGCATCACTACCCTGAGTGGTTTGGCAGGGTTGCTTATAGGCGCATTGTTAGTGCGTTGGCATTCCTGGCGTAATCGTTATAACCCTGACTTGCAACCGGTATTGATTGACGATAGAAAGCCTTTGCACTTTTATCGACCTGCAGAACAGCACTAG
- a CDS encoding MucB/RseB C-terminal domain-containing protein, with protein MPTSLSLISRCFQTPTLLLVTLLWSLPSLAQDGSTPSPVQQDSAVATDEVHGLLQKMASVPQTLNYQGSFTYQHKDNPALQSFRVLHWVEDGVEHERLQHLNGPAREFVREGKALGCDTLGTRLLQGKISQFGANLARLDQLYKFEIRGPERVAGRDATALLALPLDQFRHSALLSIDNETGLVLKSWLVDESARPLERYQFIDLDLSPDMATMKQPIAKVHRDTKVVAECNPETLKQPQQWQLGWLPPGFVFVDQRQVRQKIDMLMYTDGLTTFSVFIEQADGAIPEGVAQRGATLAVMDGLNYQGKSYRVTVVGEIPVVTAQKIAQNIGGI; from the coding sequence ATGCCAACCTCCCTCTCTTTGATTTCACGGTGTTTTCAAACACCAACGTTATTGTTAGTTACATTGCTGTGGTCCCTGCCGAGTCTTGCTCAAGACGGCTCCACACCGAGTCCGGTTCAGCAGGATTCAGCTGTCGCAACTGATGAGGTTCACGGCCTTTTACAAAAAATGGCTAGCGTTCCCCAAACCTTGAATTACCAAGGTTCTTTTACTTATCAACATAAAGATAACCCCGCATTGCAAAGTTTTAGAGTCTTGCACTGGGTAGAAGATGGTGTGGAGCATGAGCGTTTACAACATTTGAATGGCCCTGCGCGTGAATTTGTGCGTGAAGGTAAAGCATTGGGGTGTGATACTTTGGGTACCCGCTTGTTACAGGGAAAGATTAGCCAATTTGGCGCTAACCTTGCGCGACTTGATCAGTTATACAAATTTGAAATTCGTGGCCCCGAACGGGTGGCTGGGCGCGACGCGACTGCGTTGTTGGCGCTGCCTCTGGACCAGTTTCGCCACAGTGCATTGTTATCTATCGATAACGAAACCGGGTTGGTGTTGAAGTCCTGGTTAGTAGATGAATCTGCACGGCCATTGGAGCGCTATCAGTTTATTGATTTGGATCTGAGTCCGGATATGGCGACGATGAAGCAGCCGATAGCAAAGGTTCATCGTGATACCAAAGTGGTAGCCGAGTGTAATCCAGAAACACTCAAACAACCGCAGCAGTGGCAGTTGGGTTGGTTGCCGCCCGGCTTTGTATTTGTTGACCAGCGGCAAGTGCGCCAAAAAATTGATATGTTGATGTATACCGATGGTTTGACAACCTTTTCGGTATTTATTGAGCAAGCGGATGGGGCAATTCCCGAGGGTGTTGCCCAACGTGGAGCTACCTTGGCGGTAATGGACGGTTTGAATTACCAGGGCAAAAGTTATCGGGTTACGGTGGTCGGTGAAATACCCGTCGTCACCGCCCAAAAAATTGCGCAGAATATAGGGGGGATTTGA
- a CDS encoding sigma-E factor negative regulatory protein — protein sequence MTEQIQPPVLAESLSALMDNEASELELQRLLKALDADPEVKTTWSRYQVASAGLKGKLPVMASSDFAARVSAAIDSEETYSTVTPAQPAVVTGNVIAMPMRWWQQVGRAAVAASVAGALIVGVQQYQAVAPQSAEIAANTPASTPLVAAETKGANLPSGINAPALSARTVAVQSGYESRPQENRRVMFVPRQEAAPVYNEDISTYVNQLIQEHTDNASTNAGQGMLPYTRVILIEEE from the coding sequence ATGACTGAGCAAATCCAACCCCCAGTGCTTGCCGAATCCCTTTCAGCGCTTATGGATAATGAAGCGTCTGAGCTGGAGTTGCAGCGATTGCTTAAAGCGCTGGATGCCGATCCCGAAGTGAAAACTACCTGGTCTCGTTACCAAGTTGCCAGCGCAGGCCTTAAAGGTAAGTTGCCAGTTATGGCCAGCAGTGATTTTGCGGCACGTGTTAGTGCTGCGATAGATTCCGAAGAGACTTATTCTACGGTTACCCCGGCGCAACCCGCTGTTGTGACCGGAAATGTAATTGCTATGCCGATGCGTTGGTGGCAACAAGTTGGGCGCGCTGCCGTAGCAGCGTCAGTAGCGGGCGCATTGATTGTGGGGGTGCAGCAGTATCAAGCAGTGGCTCCACAGTCAGCTGAAATTGCTGCTAATACCCCTGCATCAACGCCGCTTGTTGCAGCGGAAACCAAGGGTGCCAATTTGCCATCTGGTATTAATGCTCCTGCATTGTCGGCGCGTACTGTTGCTGTTCAAAGCGGTTACGAATCTCGCCCACAAGAAAATCGCCGAGTAATGTTTGTTCCTCGTCAGGAAGCGGCGCCTGTGTATAACGAAGATATTTCTACCTATGTTAATCAGTTGATTCAGGAGCATACCGACAATGCTTCCACGAATGCGGGGCAGGGAATGTTGCCTTATACCCGTGTAATACTGATTGAAGAAGAGTAA
- the rpoE gene encoding RNA polymerase sigma factor RpoE, with protein sequence MTAQLAPDVDQQLVERVQKGDKRAFDLLVIKYQHKVLAVISRFIRDHAEAQDVAQEAFIKAYRALPNFRGDSAFYTWIYRIAINTAKNHIVARNRRPPTSDVEIEDAEFFDGNEGMHELNTPERNVLCEELEETIAQAFQDLPDDLRTAVTLREMDGLSYEEIAEVMACPVGTVRSRIFRAREAIDKRIKPLVDDI encoded by the coding sequence ATGACAGCGCAACTAGCGCCTGATGTTGATCAGCAATTGGTCGAGCGAGTTCAAAAAGGCGATAAGCGCGCATTTGATTTGCTAGTAATTAAATACCAGCACAAGGTGTTGGCCGTTATCAGCCGTTTTATCCGCGATCATGCGGAGGCGCAAGATGTTGCTCAGGAAGCGTTCATCAAAGCCTATCGTGCCTTGCCGAACTTTCGTGGAGACAGTGCGTTTTATACCTGGATTTATAGGATTGCTATCAACACGGCGAAAAATCACATAGTTGCACGCAATCGCCGCCCGCCAACCAGTGATGTGGAAATTGAGGATGCTGAGTTTTTTGATGGTAACGAGGGAATGCATGAGCTCAATACCCCTGAGCGTAACGTGCTGTGTGAGGAGCTTGAGGAAACCATTGCCCAGGCATTTCAGGATCTACCCGACGACTTGCGTACTGCAGTCACTTTACGAGAGATGGATGGCTTGAGTTACGAAGAGATTGCTGAAGTGATGGCCTGCCCGGTAGGTACTGTGCGCTCGCGTATCTTCCGTGCGCGCGAGGCAATCGATAAGCGTATTAAGCCTCTGGTTGATGATATTTAA
- the nadB gene encoding L-aspartate oxidase: MKKHYAYDVLVIGSGAAGLTLALSLAQHARVAVLSKNAINLGSTWFAQGGIAAVLDDQDSIDAHVADTLVAGAGLCHEDAVRFTVERSKEAIQWLIDQGVNFTKENSNGDYHLTKEGGHSHRRIIHSADATGQAVHSTLIEQVEKQPNIDIYEHHVAVNLISQADAGSRKLRCTGAYVLDHLNDTVHVFQAKVVVLATGGASKVYLYSSNPDSASGDGIAMAWRAGCRIANMEFNQFHPTCLYHPRAKNFLITEALRGEGAYLRLPSGERFMPRFDEREELAPRDIVARAIDHEIKRLGCDCVYLDISHKSPEFIGDHFPTVKARCLEFGIDITKEPIPVVPAAHYTCGGVVVDNNGHTDLQNLYAIGETSFTGLHGANRMASNSLLECIVYAQSAAEHILGNLPQILTPDVSPLWDASRVRDSDEDVVISHNWDELRRFMWDYVGIVRTHKRLERATHRIKLLQKEIAEYYSNYKISSDLIELRNLATVAELIIRSAHERKESRGLHYSPDYPEKSPIARDTILVPTNFAGQDVIVSREL, encoded by the coding sequence ATGAAAAAACACTACGCTTACGATGTTCTTGTTATAGGTTCCGGTGCCGCCGGCTTGACGCTGGCCTTAAGTCTAGCGCAACACGCCCGGGTTGCCGTACTCAGTAAAAATGCGATTAACCTCGGCTCAACCTGGTTTGCCCAAGGAGGAATCGCCGCAGTACTGGATGATCAGGATTCTATAGATGCACACGTAGCGGACACTCTGGTTGCTGGCGCGGGTCTATGCCATGAAGATGCAGTACGCTTTACCGTAGAGCGCAGCAAAGAAGCAATCCAGTGGCTGATCGACCAAGGTGTTAATTTCACCAAGGAAAATAGTAACGGAGACTACCATCTAACCAAAGAAGGTGGACACAGCCATAGACGTATCATCCACAGCGCTGATGCAACTGGGCAAGCAGTTCACTCCACACTGATTGAGCAAGTAGAAAAACAACCCAACATCGACATTTATGAACACCATGTCGCGGTCAACCTGATCTCTCAGGCCGATGCGGGTTCACGTAAGCTACGCTGTACCGGTGCTTATGTGCTGGATCACTTGAATGACACTGTGCATGTCTTCCAGGCTAAAGTTGTAGTGCTCGCCACAGGTGGCGCAAGCAAGGTTTATCTTTACAGTAGCAACCCTGACAGCGCCAGCGGTGACGGTATCGCCATGGCATGGCGCGCGGGCTGCCGTATTGCCAATATGGAGTTCAACCAATTCCATCCAACTTGCCTGTACCATCCGCGCGCAAAAAACTTTCTAATTACCGAGGCTCTGCGTGGCGAGGGTGCTTATCTTCGCTTACCAAGCGGTGAGCGCTTTATGCCGCGCTTTGATGAGCGCGAGGAGCTGGCGCCACGCGATATAGTTGCCCGCGCAATTGACCATGAAATTAAACGGCTCGGCTGCGATTGTGTGTATCTGGATATTAGCCACAAATCACCGGAATTCATTGGCGACCACTTCCCTACCGTAAAAGCCCGCTGTCTGGAGTTTGGTATTGATATCACTAAAGAGCCAATCCCAGTAGTTCCTGCAGCCCACTACACCTGTGGCGGTGTTGTGGTTGACAACAACGGCCATACCGACCTGCAAAACCTTTATGCGATTGGCGAAACTTCGTTTACCGGGCTGCATGGTGCGAACCGAATGGCAAGCAACTCATTGCTTGAGTGCATTGTTTACGCTCAATCTGCCGCCGAACATATCCTGGGCAACTTACCCCAAATATTAACGCCGGATGTATCACCACTCTGGGATGCATCTCGTGTACGTGATTCCGATGAAGATGTCGTGATTTCGCACAACTGGGATGAACTGCGCCGATTTATGTGGGACTACGTGGGCATTGTGCGTACCCACAAGCGACTGGAGCGGGCCACCCACCGGATTAAATTGCTGCAAAAAGAAATTGCCGAGTACTACAGCAATTACAAAATTAGCAGTGACCTGATTGAGTTGCGCAATCTGGCCACTGTCGCGGAGTTAATCATCCGCTCAGCCCACGAACGAAAAGAAAGTCGCGGCTTGCATTACTCGCCGGATTATCCAGAAAAGTCGCCGATTGCACGCGACACCATTCTGGTACCCACCAACTTCGCCGGCCAGGATGTGATTGTTAGCAGAGAACTGTAG
- a CDS encoding succinate dehydrogenase assembly factor 2 encodes MDVNRLFWGSRRGMLELDLVLMPFLENVYPTLDQSDKERYWLLLEEQDQDLFAWFLRRENPANPELQRIVDIIRANTGLQKKS; translated from the coding sequence GTGGATGTAAATCGTCTGTTCTGGGGTAGTCGTCGCGGTATGTTGGAATTGGATCTGGTTTTGATGCCGTTTCTGGAAAATGTATACCCCACGCTGGATCAAAGTGATAAGGAACGTTATTGGTTATTGCTGGAGGAGCAAGATCAGGATCTGTTTGCCTGGTTTTTGCGTCGCGAAAATCCGGCTAACCCCGAACTACAACGGATTGTGGATATTATTCGTGCAAATACTGGGCTTCAAAAAAAGAGCTGA
- a CDS encoding folate-binding protein YgfZ, which produces MTSTSINQNLSSSWVSLADSQLICVSGPDAAKFLQGQVTCDIRELEAVSRIGAQCNHKGRILLSFRALQMTPETIALRIPVSMREKAMQNLGKYIVFSKAKLLDKRSDFQLIGLYGPGASLLAARLFSDLPQQVDGFVEKSGNFLIQLDSDRYECWINNESYNDVIQQISPLATQATLNDWSLLEIKSGVASITPETYETFTPQDVNYQLVNAINFRKGCYTGQEIVARLHYRGKLKRHMYRFEMSTGDLPQPGDAICIESTQQTVGQLVAAARRDAQTVELLVSVSGENLADLALAGKEEKLKRLALPYAIPTADEKPE; this is translated from the coding sequence ATGACTAGCACATCTATTAATCAAAACCTCTCAAGTTCTTGGGTTTCACTGGCAGACTCCCAACTGATATGTGTATCCGGCCCAGACGCTGCGAAGTTTCTGCAAGGGCAGGTCACCTGCGATATCCGCGAGCTTGAAGCAGTATCCCGCATTGGAGCACAGTGCAACCACAAAGGGCGAATTTTGCTGAGTTTTCGCGCATTGCAAATGACTCCGGAAACAATCGCATTACGCATACCGGTTAGCATGCGAGAAAAAGCTATGCAGAACCTTGGCAAATATATTGTTTTTTCCAAAGCAAAACTGCTCGACAAACGCAGCGATTTTCAACTAATTGGATTATATGGCCCAGGTGCAAGCCTACTGGCGGCGCGACTTTTCTCAGATTTACCCCAACAGGTTGACGGGTTTGTAGAAAAGTCCGGTAATTTTTTAATCCAGCTGGATTCTGATCGGTACGAATGTTGGATTAACAACGAAAGCTATAATGACGTCATCCAGCAAATATCGCCCCTGGCCACTCAGGCTACCCTCAACGACTGGTCACTACTCGAGATTAAATCGGGTGTAGCCAGCATCACGCCAGAAACTTACGAGACGTTCACTCCTCAGGATGTTAACTACCAACTGGTCAATGCGATCAATTTTCGGAAAGGCTGCTACACCGGTCAGGAAATTGTCGCGCGACTGCATTATCGCGGAAAATTAAAACGGCATATGTACCGATTTGAAATGTCGACCGGTGACCTACCCCAACCCGGAGACGCAATTTGCATTGAATCCACCCAACAGACCGTAGGGCAACTTGTCGCAGCTGCCAGACGAGACGCACAAACTGTAGAACTTCTTGTATCAGTTAGCGGCGAAAATCTTGCCGATCTAGCGCTTGCGGGGAAAGAAGAAAAATTAAAACGACTGGCACTACCCTATGCTATACCTACAGCAGACGAAAAGCCTGAATGA
- a CDS encoding HDOD domain-containing protein yields the protein MNAIAEKVRQEIITAIEKDQLVLPTLPEVALKVREVADDPDADIDKLTGVIGNDAALSARIIRVANSPLLRASRAIEDLRTALMRLGIQYTCNIATGLAMEQMFQATSDLIDMRMREVWSRSSEIAGISHVLCKHYTRLRPDQATLAGLVHKIGVLPILTYAEEHPALLKDSITLDTVIELLQGQLGDLILKTWNFPEEIAHIPSQHMDFARHVPKADYADIVTVAMLQSYSGTKSSMAQVDLSTVTAFARLGLDPDTQAAGSEDLSAEMEAAMALLL from the coding sequence ATGAATGCAATAGCCGAAAAAGTTCGCCAGGAGATTATTACTGCCATAGAGAAGGACCAACTCGTACTTCCAACTCTACCGGAGGTAGCTCTCAAAGTACGCGAAGTGGCCGATGATCCAGATGCCGATATCGACAAACTAACGGGTGTTATTGGCAATGATGCAGCGCTTAGTGCTCGAATTATCCGTGTCGCAAACAGCCCATTACTTCGCGCAAGCAGAGCAATCGAAGATTTACGCACAGCCCTTATGCGCCTCGGCATCCAGTACACCTGTAATATCGCGACAGGCTTGGCAATGGAACAAATGTTCCAAGCAACCTCAGACCTAATCGACATGCGCATGCGCGAAGTATGGAGTCGCTCAAGCGAAATCGCGGGTATCAGCCACGTACTGTGCAAGCATTACACGCGCCTCCGTCCAGATCAGGCCACTCTCGCCGGGCTAGTCCATAAAATCGGAGTATTGCCAATATTAACCTATGCGGAGGAACACCCTGCGCTCCTTAAAGACAGCATCACACTCGACACGGTAATAGAATTATTACAAGGGCAGTTAGGGGATTTAATTTTAAAAACCTGGAACTTCCCCGAGGAAATTGCACATATCCCCAGCCAACATATGGATTTTGCTCGCCATGTTCCGAAAGCGGACTATGCAGATATCGTGACTGTCGCAATGCTGCAAAGTTATTCGGGTACCAAGTCATCCATGGCGCAAGTGGATTTGTCCACTGTAACAGCATTTGCAAGACTGGGACTTGATCCAGATACTCAAGCTGCGGGTTCAGAAGATTTGAGCGCGGAAATGGAAGCAGCAATGGCGCTGCTGCTGTAG
- the rpoS gene encoding RNA polymerase sigma factor RpoS, which yields MTLQNRDTTAFDRDDVFIVPDAELDDADLLLAEEEEISKPAVISERLIDDKYNKTLDATQIYLNEIGFSPLLSAEEEVFFARKALKGDEAARKRMIESNLRLVVKISRRYVNRGLALLDLIEEGNLGLIRAVEKFDPERGFRFSTYATWWIRQTIERAIMNQTRTIRLPIHVVKELNIYLRAARELSQKLDHEPTPEEIANLLEKPVADVEHMLSLNERVTSIDAPIGNSSDRAIVDTIADTHVSDPATLLQDSDLTTSLDHWLDELTEKQREVLARRFGLRGYEVSTLEEVGHEIGLTRERVRQIQVEALKRLRDIMEKQGLDSAALFSA from the coding sequence ATGACTTTACAAAACAGGGATACCACTGCATTTGATCGTGATGACGTATTCATAGTTCCTGATGCGGAATTAGACGATGCAGATCTTCTTTTGGCAGAAGAAGAGGAAATCTCCAAGCCTGCCGTGATAAGTGAACGACTGATTGATGACAAATACAACAAGACACTCGATGCTACCCAAATTTACTTGAACGAAATTGGCTTCTCGCCACTCCTTAGTGCGGAAGAAGAGGTATTCTTTGCCCGTAAAGCGCTGAAGGGTGATGAAGCTGCGCGCAAACGTATGATCGAAAGTAACCTTCGTTTGGTTGTTAAAATTTCCCGCCGTTATGTTAATCGTGGTCTGGCTTTGCTGGATTTAATTGAAGAAGGCAATCTCGGGTTGATTCGCGCAGTAGAAAAATTTGATCCAGAGCGCGGCTTCCGCTTCTCTACTTACGCGACTTGGTGGATTCGTCAAACCATCGAACGTGCAATCATGAATCAAACACGAACTATTCGCCTGCCGATTCATGTGGTAAAAGAATTAAATATTTACTTGCGCGCGGCGCGTGAGCTCTCGCAAAAACTCGACCATGAGCCTACACCTGAAGAAATAGCCAATTTGCTCGAAAAACCGGTGGCTGACGTAGAGCATATGTTGAGCCTGAACGAGCGTGTAACCTCAATTGATGCTCCTATCGGCAACTCTTCTGATCGTGCAATTGTCGATACGATTGCTGATACCCATGTTTCGGACCCCGCCACCTTACTGCAAGATAGCGACTTGACGACTAGCTTGGACCATTGGTTGGATGAGCTGACTGAAAAACAGCGCGAAGTTCTCGCTCGTCGTTTTGGCTTACGTGGATACGAAGTTAGCACCTTGGAAGAAGTCGGGCACGAGATTGGTCTGACTCGTGAGCGCGTGCGTCAAATACAAGTTGAAGCGTTAAAACGTTTACGCGACATTATGGAAAAGCAAGGCTTGGATAGTGCCGCGTTGTTTAGCGCTTAG
- a CDS encoding peptidoglycan DD-metalloendopeptidase family protein, with translation MPAPAYYCKLQTLKVFVILIASLLLFSCASHHSAPVTDRSQKALWRPKTHVVSPGDTLFSIAWRYGLKYEDLAKFNGIKAPYVIRPSQVIRLDLFGSGGLGNVNRPNQSSGTADYLGKKESPKTSDPKDVRKENKTKAPRTIGKNAVNLGAPQWRWPSRGTILSSFQGNDGFNKGIDLGGKLGEPVLAAAAGQVVYAGSGLRGYGKLLIIKHNETFLSAYAHNERLRVKEGDLVKVGQVIADMGSSGTDRVMLHFEIRRDGTPVDPLKYLPRR, from the coding sequence ATGCCGGCACCAGCATATTATTGCAAGCTGCAAACACTCAAAGTGTTCGTTATATTGATCGCCTCATTATTGCTCTTTTCCTGCGCTAGCCATCATTCTGCGCCCGTGACAGACCGGTCGCAAAAAGCACTTTGGCGACCTAAAACGCATGTGGTTTCACCAGGCGACACTTTGTTTTCTATTGCGTGGCGTTATGGCCTTAAATATGAGGATCTCGCTAAATTCAACGGGATAAAAGCACCCTACGTAATTCGCCCCTCGCAAGTAATTCGGCTGGATCTGTTCGGCTCTGGTGGTTTAGGTAATGTAAATCGGCCTAATCAATCCTCCGGAACCGCTGATTATTTAGGTAAGAAAGAATCCCCAAAAACAAGTGATCCTAAAGATGTTCGTAAAGAAAATAAAACGAAAGCTCCACGGACTATTGGTAAAAATGCTGTCAATTTGGGTGCACCACAATGGCGCTGGCCGTCGAGGGGCACGATTTTGTCATCATTTCAGGGCAATGATGGCTTCAATAAAGGTATTGATCTTGGGGGGAAATTGGGAGAGCCTGTGCTTGCGGCCGCTGCGGGGCAGGTAGTTTATGCAGGAAGCGGGCTGCGTGGATACGGCAAATTGCTGATTATCAAGCACAATGAAACTTTCCTGAGCGCTTACGCGCACAACGAAAGGTTAAGGGTGAAAGAAGGAGATTTGGTTAAAGTAGGACAAGTAATTGCCGATATGGGTTCGAGCGGTACTGATCGGGTAATGCTTCACTTTGAAATTCGTCGTGACGGTACTCCGGTAGATCCTCTGAAATATCTGCCGCGACGTTAA
- a CDS encoding protein-L-isoaspartate(D-aspartate) O-methyltransferase, with protein MTNLLMQGVGMTSLRTRERLIQRLRDQGVTNMKVLDVMLNTPRHIFLDEALSHRAYEDTALPIGHGQTISQPYIVARMTEILLGAAGSKLSKVLEVGTGSGYQTSILAQLVPQVYSVERIKPLQDKARDRFRQIGLRNIQLRHADGGFGWPEAGPYDGILSTAAPQAIPDELLKQLAPGGVLVIPIGGREQHLHLVLRDGESENFITQVLEPVKFVPFLSGTSR; from the coding sequence ATGACTAACTTATTGATGCAAGGCGTTGGCATGACATCGCTGCGCACCCGTGAGCGTCTTATCCAGCGTCTGCGAGATCAAGGTGTAACCAACATGAAAGTGTTGGACGTCATGCTGAATACTCCCCGTCATATTTTTCTTGATGAGGCTTTGTCTCATCGCGCCTATGAAGATACTGCGTTGCCAATAGGTCACGGGCAGACCATCTCCCAGCCTTACATAGTTGCGCGTATGACAGAAATCCTATTGGGTGCTGCCGGTAGTAAGTTATCTAAGGTTCTTGAGGTTGGTACTGGCTCTGGTTACCAAACCAGTATCTTGGCTCAATTGGTGCCACAGGTTTACAGTGTCGAGCGTATTAAGCCCCTCCAAGACAAAGCCAGAGACCGTTTTCGTCAGATTGGTTTGCGTAATATTCAGTTGCGTCATGCAGACGGTGGTTTTGGGTGGCCTGAAGCTGGCCCTTATGATGGAATCCTGAGCACTGCGGCACCGCAAGCCATTCCTGATGAGTTATTAAAGCAGTTAGCTCCGGGTGGTGTTTTGGTTATCCCTATTGGTGGAAGAGAGCAACATCTTCATTTGGTTTTGCGCGACGGCGAATCGGAAAACTTCATCACCCAAGTTCTTGAGCCTGTAAAGTTTGTTCCTTTTTTATCAGGAACTTCGCGCTAA
- the truD gene encoding tRNA pseudouridine(13) synthase TruD codes for MTEFNLDFPRAYGELTATSIFREQPEDFQVDEDLGFTPSGVGEHVFLHILKRGENTAWVAEKIATLAGVNVNDVGYCGRKDRHAVTTQWFSVYLPKGTEPAWSDISSDSIKLISFARHQQKLRRGDHQQNHFVICLRDVNTDNRELLEQKIKNVFSLGVPNYYGEQRFGRNGNNLHEAQAILVDGKRYRDKQKRGLMLSAARSFLFNQVLAARVTEGNWMQCLDGEIEQFPSGPLWGRGRSLVTNELAAFEQRILEPWQTWCNGMEHAGLSQERRRLQLIPRNGSFFWKENCLYLSFSLDAGEFATSVLHEISALKVTTTTSPE; via the coding sequence TTGACTGAGTTTAATCTGGATTTTCCTCGCGCGTACGGCGAGCTCACCGCAACATCAATTTTTCGCGAGCAACCAGAAGATTTTCAGGTAGACGAGGATCTCGGCTTTACGCCTTCTGGTGTTGGCGAACATGTTTTTTTACATATTCTCAAGCGTGGCGAAAATACTGCGTGGGTTGCTGAAAAAATTGCGACCTTGGCTGGGGTGAATGTTAATGATGTTGGTTATTGTGGTCGTAAAGATCGGCATGCTGTAACTACACAGTGGTTTAGCGTTTATTTGCCCAAAGGCACAGAACCTGCCTGGAGTGACATTAGCTCTGATTCGATTAAGTTAATTTCCTTTGCTCGCCATCAACAAAAATTGCGCCGCGGTGATCATCAGCAAAATCATTTTGTCATTTGCTTGCGTGATGTAAACACGGATAATCGCGAGCTTCTTGAACAAAAAATTAAAAATGTGTTTTCTCTGGGGGTACCTAATTATTACGGTGAACAGCGCTTCGGTCGTAATGGAAATAATTTGCATGAGGCGCAGGCGATTTTGGTGGACGGGAAACGTTATCGTGATAAGCAGAAACGTGGTCTGATGTTGTCTGCAGCGCGGTCTTTTTTATTCAATCAGGTTTTGGCGGCGCGAGTAACTGAAGGTAATTGGATGCAATGCCTTGATGGCGAGATTGAGCAATTCCCGTCAGGGCCTCTATGGGGGCGGGGGCGCTCATTGGTAACGAATGAGTTGGCAGCGTTCGAACAGCGAATATTGGAGCCTTGGCAAACGTGGTGCAACGGTATGGAACACGCAGGTCTATCGCAGGAGCGTCGCAGGTTGCAATTGATTCCGCGCAATGGAAGTTTTTTTTGGAAAGAAAATTGTTTGTACTTGAGTTTCTCGTTGGATGCCGGGGAGTTTGCAACCTCAGTTCTGCATGAAATATCGGCGTTGAAGGTAACAACTACTACATCGCCCGAGTAA
- the ispF gene encoding 2-C-methyl-D-erythritol 2,4-cyclodiphosphate synthase translates to MSIRIGNGYDVHAFGAGDKIVIGGVIIPHHHGLVAHSDGDVLLHALCDALLGAAALGDIGKHFPDTDMQYRNADSRSLLRMVYAKVNQQGWKLVNADMTIVAQAPRMANYIPRMQETIAADLQSNLNQINVKATTTERLGFTGREEGIACYAVVLLERI, encoded by the coding sequence ATGTCGATACGTATTGGTAATGGCTACGATGTCCACGCATTCGGTGCGGGCGATAAAATCGTTATAGGTGGCGTAATTATTCCTCATCACCATGGACTGGTCGCGCATTCCGACGGTGATGTTCTTTTACATGCACTTTGCGATGCACTCTTGGGTGCTGCAGCCCTTGGAGATATAGGCAAGCACTTTCCTGATACTGATATGCAATATCGCAATGCGGATAGTCGCTCTTTGTTGCGCATGGTTTATGCGAAAGTGAATCAACAAGGTTGGAAGCTTGTTAATGCGGATATGACAATAGTTGCGCAGGCGCCACGCATGGCGAACTATATTCCACGCATGCAAGAAACCATTGCTGCTGATTTACAATCGAATTTGAATCAAATTAATGTAAAAGCAACAACCACTGAACGTTTGGGTTTTACTGGGCGTGAAGAGGGGATTGCGTGTTACGCCGTTGTATTACTTGAAAGGATATAG